One genomic segment of Odocoileus virginianus isolate 20LAN1187 ecotype Illinois chromosome 17, Ovbor_1.2, whole genome shotgun sequence includes these proteins:
- the GSG1L2 gene encoding germ cell-specific gene 1-like protein 2 has product MTQLCGSFGHRCHTLESTSSSGGCAGRAMGRRARQQRALALLPVCLALTFSLTAVCSSYWCEGTRRVAKPLCQDRPGVLHCIHYSRGSSDNGSQAVQYIWEMGDDKFVQRRFHVGLWQSCEETLGSTGENCRSFQSVIPAEEQGVLWLSIGAEVLNILLTLTSAVLLGSRVRHHSGLHWLKVDASVAILTVLAGLLAMVAHMMYTTIFQITVNLGPEDWKPQMWDYGWSYCLAWGSFALCMVASVMATSRYTAARRELAEKKSGQKGSRHSPQDFQKPKASEIVWETEAAPSPAGCALISVSKHLPPEAPGKVSMC; this is encoded by the exons ATGACCCAGCTCTGTGGCTCCTTCGGGCACAGATGTCACACCCTGGAGAGCACCAGTTCCTCCGGGGGCTGTGCGGGGAGAG CCATGGGCCGGCGGGCCAGGCAGCAGCGGGCTCTGGCCCTCCTCCCGGTCTGCCTggccctcaccttctccctcacGGCCGTGTGCAGCAGCTACTGGTGCGAGGGCACGCGGCGGGTGGCAAAGCCACTGTGCCAGGATCGTCCGGGGGTGCTGCACTGCATCCACTACAGCCGTGGCAGCAGCGACAACGGGAGCCAGGCCGTCCAGTACATTTGGGAGATGGGGGACGACAAGTTCGTCCAACGCAGGTTCCACGTGGGGCTCTGGCAGTCATGCGAGGAAACACTCGGGAGCACAG GTGAAAACTGCAGAAGTTTCCAGAGTGTAATACCAGCTGAAGAACAAG GTGTCTTGTGGCTGTCTATCGGGGCTGAGGTCCTGAATATCCTACTGACATTGACAAGTGCAgtcctcctgggctccagagtgaGGCATCACTCTGGGCTCCACTGGCTCAAGGTGGATGCCTCAGTAGCCATCCTCACGGTGCTTGCAG GGCTCCTAGCCATGGTGGCCCACATGATGTACACAACCATTTTTCAAATCACCGTGAACCTGGGACCGGAAGATTGGAAGCCTCAGATGTGGGACTATGGCTGGTCATACTG CCTCGCCTGGGGTTCCTTTGCCCTGTGCATGGTTGCATCGGTCATGGCCACAAGCAGATACACAGCAGCCCGCCGGGAACTCGCAGAGAAAAAAAGTGGACAGAAGGGCAGTCGGCACTCTCCACAAGACTTCCAGAAACCCAAGGCTTCAGAAATTGTTTGGGAAACAGAAGCTGCTCCCAGCCCTGCGGGGTGTGCCCTTATCAGTGTATCTAAGCACCTGCCACCAGAGGCTCCAGGCAAGGTGTCCATGTGCTAG